A segment of the Panicum hallii strain FIL2 chromosome 1, PHallii_v3.1, whole genome shotgun sequence genome:
ACCCCTGGAGCCCCACACCTCCTCGGCTCCTCGGCCCACATGCAGTGCAGTAGCATTCAACGGCCCCCTCCGCGGGGGGCAAAACCGTACTTGCCCCCGTCGCAAGCGCAGGGGGGTAGGGCAATACTTGGCCGCCGCTTCTCTCCTCCACTCTCCAATCCCCACCTCACTCCGCTTGTGCGGCCGCGTGGAGGCTGCCTGCCGCGGCGCTCCGGCTGCGCTCCGATCCAGAGCGAGAGCAAGGACCCCATCGCCCCCCGCCGCGAGACCTCTCGCGGTTCCGACGCGATCGGCGCCGTCGAGCCACCCCGGAGCATCCCCTCGCGGTTCGTGCTCTCTCGCTGCTCCGCTCCGCCTCGTCGTCGCCGGATCACGCGCCGCTGGCCCTGGATTACTCGTTCCGATCTGAGTGTTCCGGGCGTTTTGCACGCGTTTGTGCTGAGGGGTTTGGATAGGGAGGGGAGGTTCTAGGGCTGGGGGCTGTGCTCGCGGTAGGGTTTTGGTGGGGTTTTCAGGGTTTGCGGTGCGGTGCATGGATCCTGATGTAGGATCGAAGTGCGTTTGCCTCGTGTTACGAGCTCCGTTCGTCCGCTAGGCGGCTCACCTGGATGCTGCTCTGCGTGATTGATCGAATTAGTGTTGCCTGGCGCTAAGTGATGTAGACTGCGGTGGAAGTGGAACAGGCGTGCAGAGCTTGAACAGGCATTGCGATATATAATTACGTGGTTTGTACAAAGGCTGGGGTTTGCCAGATGGATGGCTTTGGGTGATCTTGTTGCTTGTCTGCTTGAAATGGGTGATTTTAGAAACTGGTTAGATAGTGGAATTGTGTATTATGGTAGTTGCATTTGCAATTCTCTGCTTCATTCTGGCGAGTTTCTGCTAGAAGTCTGCAAAAGAAATTGCATTTATGTATTGGAAGTACACTTCCACCCCCAGGAGGCCTCACAAGAAGACACCAGGACTGTTCTACTGCACTGAGGATGCTAGGGGTTCTGATCCTCAAAGACCGCAGGCGATGGCAATCTTGAATCTTGGCATCCTTTCTGCGTGTGATCCTTTTCTATCTATGGCGTCCACCAGTTTCTTTTGTTCCGGGTTCACTTGTTTCGATACTCCTCTGTGGTACTGTTATAATCTAGTTACTTCGGTGGCGTTAGTCATGATTAGCTTGACTTGCTTGCAGCCGTTTGCTTCAGCCCTCTGTGCTGATCGCGTGCTGTAGTTTATTTTTCTGTTGCTGGAACTGGTTATGTGGCTGAACTAAAACTGTAATTTCGTTGCTCTAAATAATGAAATTGGGGTTTGTCCTGCTATGGAAAAAGTATTGGAAGTAGGTTCTTGAAGCTATTGATTATGTAAAGACATGCAGATTTTAGGTATAGTATCATTAAAGAGGGAGATCTATGCTATTTTCTTTTGAAACGGATGGTTACTGACAACTGTTTTCTGGGGTGCAGCAATGCCATATTTACCACTCTCTTTTACCGAATGCTTACTCCGTTCATATCTTTCGATTTATTCAGTGTGAAGCTACCCAGTTTGCTTTGAGAATATGGCTAGAAAGAGGAACCCAATTGTCTTTCTGGATGTATCCATAGGCGATGAACTAGATGGAAGAATGATCTTTGAGGTATATTTCTTGTTGCCATTTCTCTAATACATATTCAAGTGGGAGTGCATTAGTGCATGCGTGACTTTTAGCTTGGGCGAGGGTTACAGAGATCAGTATCTGCAGCTGTGTCCTTTTATATCAATGCTAAATATGGTATTGGTTTATTCGATCGGTTGACCAGCATGAATAAACTTTCCTTGCAGTTATTTGCTGATGTCGCGCCCCTGACGTCTGAGAACTTCAGAGCTTTATGCACAGGTAATCTTTATTTcacttttttttttgtaaatTAATACAAATTCATCTGTTGCTTAGTGTTACGTGCAAATGATTATTTGTGATAACTACTATAGGATAACATACTTGAACTTGTGTACATGTTATGCCATCTTGGGCATTAGGAAATATGAAATGTGATCGTCAACCAAGTTATTTGGTTTATTGAATTAGATTTTATAATGTTTGTGGTGTCGCGAATGCATCCATAAAACATACTGAAGCTTTTGTTATGTTGTTCACACTAAGAAATATTTTTAGTAACAATGCTTCAAAGCTTTTTAGTAGTACAATAAATGTAGTAAATTCACAAAACTACTTAGTCATCCTAAATTATTAAAAGTTCGACATTATTAAGTACTTGCTGTGAGTATGGGGGAATACGACGTTCTCAATTCTAACCAAATTGCTAGGTTTATGCGGCAATTGTGCTTGTTTTTCTTGATGTGGCTCTTACCAGTGAGAGTCAGGTGTGCCGATATACCCTCCAAACAGTCACAATAAGCACTGTCTCACTGCACAAGGTTCTGCGATTGGTAATGTTCCAGTGTAAATTGTAATTCTATTACCTTTAGGAAGCTACAGGCGCAGTTTCAAGTTCTAAGTGTAGTTCTTTTAATTACTTTGGGATTATTGAGTtgcatgcaccaaccaatttAATCCAAAAGCTTAAGCTGATGGGGAGAGGTGGGCAATTCACTTATACTTCAACACTCCCCCTCACGTGCAGGCTCTCTCAAGCCTCAAACGTGGAAATTAGGAGTTGGTTgcaattattttatttaatCGCGCCCACCAGGATTCGAACTCGAGACCTCTGGCTTTGATACCATATTGAGTtgcatgcaccaaccaatttAATCCAAAATCTTAAGCTGATGGGGAGAGGTGGGCAATTCACTTATACTTCAACAGGGATGTTTTGTGAAATTTCACTCTTTCAAATATGGCTGCAAACCACTTCTGCTTTTTTGATTTTGCTGCAACGATTTCAGTTGAAAATGCGTTGCCTATTTGGAAATTGGAAGCACAAATGTTGCACTTCCTTTGATTACAAATATAAGTTCATTAGGATATCGGCACTTCTCTAATATGCCACTTTGGCTAGCAATATCTATAATACTATATAATCTTAAATAAAAGGAGTTCTGTATTATGAGTTCACTTTTCATGATCAAACGACTAGCACCAGTCTTCAGATGCCAATCTAAGTGAATTTTAAATATTAATTGTCAAAGATGAAAAGAATCTGGCTTAGGTCAAACCTAAAGTGGACTGTGTTTGTGGTCAGTGGAAGTAGTGAGTAACATCTTTCCAACATGGAAGAATAACGTATTTTGTATGTTTTTATTACTGCTTTTACTAAAGTTTATTTTAGTTATCTGCACGGAGCAATTATCACTGAAGCTATGGTGCTACTTGTACCTTTTGTTGTCACGTAGCAGTCCTAATGATCTTTATTGGTATTTGCTTGAAATCACTTTTTCGGCAATATTATTCGAATCTCAATTCTGTGATCTGCATCCAGCCATATCCGATATGCTGTTCTGTGACTACATTTGAATATTCCTGAAATCTGAGAACCTAATCTAATTTTACAGTCTGATGATTAACTACAAGTGAGTCTCTTATTCATTTGAATAGAACAGAATGCATAATACACCTTGGCTGATGTTTCTATTTCTTCTTTGGCAGTTATAATTTGGCAGACAATTTCTGATATTATTTTTGGTTATAATCTATAAAAGTAAAATTAAGATGTGAGATGAAGATTCTGAACCTGTGTACACCAATCAGCACAAACATACTCGTATGCTATTATAACTTCAGCTGTAGACTTCTTATCCATATCTTCTGTTCTAAACACTAGTGTTTATTTTTGCAACAAAAAATGCAATGATGATGAGTGGCTAATATACTAATATTCTTTGTGGAAATCATTTTATAATGTAGTGGGTACTTGTCTTTTTGCTACACCCCACCTTTGTGCAGCTTGAGCTTACAGATTATATTCAAATTTGAGCTTAAAATTAACTCCTCCCTAATTGCTAGCATTGTTGCTCTTGATAATTGATGTTGCACGCTTTAGGTGAGCTGGGAAAGACTAAGAAGCCATTATGTTACAAGGGATCAACCTTCCACTGTGTCATCAAGGGGTTCATAGCACAAGTTAgttttgcttcttcttcttcttcttcttcttcttcttcttcttcttcttctgtgtaATTTTGTGTTTGTCCATTATGCTTCATAATCTGTAATAAGGTACAACTTTTGTCTTTGGTGGTTAGCATTTGGTTAGCTTTGTCTTGTTCTATTTTTAGTCAGTTTCCTGTTTCCTTTTTTCATGATGTAGGATGCGAGAGAGATGATATCGACTGCTTTTCATATCATATAGTATTTAAGGTTGTATGCTGAATTATTTATGTTTGCTATTCTAATAATTGGTGGAAAAAATCACTTAACGGTTTTCTTAATCTTAGCTACTGATGGGTGCTTTATTTTTTCAGGGAGGTGACTTAGCAAAAGGAAATGGTGAGTTTACACAATTAATTCTTTATTTTACaatttctatttcttttccttctgaGAAAAATAGTGGCAACTCCCCTCCTCACATTCCATGATATTTCTCATTTTGTCGTGTTGATAAATTGATGCTCTTATCTCTACTAAATTGCTTGCATGCACATAACACTCCTTGTAAGTCATGTGGTTACAGCTTGCTATTTCATCTCACAATGACCCTACCTCTTGATTTTGTGATATACTGTGCCACTTCTCTCTAGCACATGATGTTCTTTGTCATGTACTCTTCTTCTGAAGAGTATTGTAGCAGCCTCAATTTTTTTCATGTCTGATCCTGGTATAATGGCTTTATAATGGTTTCAAAATTTTCAAATTTGCTTAGGAATAGTTTTGCTTCCATGTTCCATGATTTGTTGCTGGATCCTGCTGTATATGTCGCCCTATAGATTTCTTTATTATTACCTATTAATGTTGCATGATGACGCATGTTGGCTGTGTTTAGTTTTTTTGTAAGCGTTTCTGTCATACATTAGGTTTGTTTGTTTGATGTGATTCTACCTTGCACGCATAGGCACATCTTCCTGTTTTACATCTCATCTGTGGTAAACTGGTAATGACTATTATTGATCTGTGTTACAGGGTCTGGTGGAGAAAGCATATATAGTGGGAAATTTGGAGGTATTAATCATTTAACTTGGTGTGATATCCGTTATATGATGGATGTTTTGAATACAAATAACCTTGCAACCTTTTCTGTAAGGATTTGGAGTGTGGGCTACGAACCGGTCGAATTTTGTTATTAGAAGTGTATAGTGAATGGGTCCAGATTCTAAGAATTAGCACTCCCTCTGCTTCACTATGTTTGTCTATGGCCTTGGGAGAATACCTCTCTTGCCCAATGAGGATATCATAAGTGTAGTTGTTGCAATATTTCCACTCCATACCTCTATTAAGTGCTTTGAAAGAGTTTTAGCAGTTCTATTAGGTGCATGGATGGTCATTTCACATTGATTTGTTCTTTGAACTCATACATTGTTTGTTTGTGCCCATGATATGCTATGGACAAACATAGTAAATGGAGGGAATACAAGTTACTGctgtgttttttttttgctctgGAAACACTGTAGATTTCATCCACCTGTTCTGGTAAGGTCTAAGCAAGCAGTTTGTATCATTTGCATTTCAGATGAAGCTTGTGTACTACGCCATGATGATCGTGGTCTCTTGACAACGGCAGATACTGGCTCCCAATTCTGTATTACTTTCAAGCCTAATTCTCATCTTGACAGGTTTGTTTCAGATCAATTCCATTTAAATGACAGTGTGATTCAGTATTGTACAAAATAAATCTTTAGACCACATGAATTGAGCCTCTAATCTTACATCCACTTGCCCATCCATATTGCCTCTTTGGAGAATACTTGTCCGTTATCTAAACACTGGACATTCGTCTGTTGTAATGCTGTTGTTTTCAGTAGGATTGTTCAAAAAACCTAAACTGGCCACTAGCCAAACTGGATGAGGGAAAACTACACTACTCCTATGTTGCTTCTTCTCTAGTTGATGTTCATAAATAGTGTATTCCCCCACCTCTGGTTTGGGTTGCTTTGACTGGATTAGGGTTTTGGACACCCTTGGTTTTTAGTACCAAACTGTATTTATTCATTGTTCCCCCATCCTAATTAAAGTTCTAAGACGTAATAGTAAGCGATACATTATTTCTAGAATAGAACATGAACATCATTTGCTTAATTTTTTTTCAAGGATTGGAACTACAGAAGAATAGTTCTTTGTTACTTCTTTTACTTGTTGACTTGTAGGGTCTTTGGATCTCCACTGTTGCCTAATTCAAATTGAACAACCCTGCTTGTAGAAATGTAAGAATTTGGTAGTTTTGTATTGTATGCGTCATCCTTTCAGTTTTACTTTCTGGAGTACTGTTCGTATATTTATTAGATTTGGGTTGGTGAATGGAATATACACTACGCCTGTGTGGAATTTTGCATCGGTTTCCTGTTATATGAATGCCTTTTTTTGAGAAAATACACTAGAAGTGAACCTGTCCGGCAGATGCATGTACGAAAGTTATGAAGCTTCGTTTTTGTTTTGCTGTTTTTTCCCCCTATGTTTGCAACGTAGCTTGATTGTGACAAAAACCGTTAACTAGGCATATCATTTAGTTTTTAGAAGCCTCTAGAATGTCTTAACTCTTAGCACAAATGCATTTGTGAATTCCATGGTTTTCTGACTCAGTACATTTTGGTGGTAATATGATCTTCTACTGTGTTCCAGAAAACACACTGTTTTTGGCAAGCTTGTTGTTGGAAATGATGTGTTGAAGAGGATCGAACAAGTTGATGTGCATGAACCTGATTCGACTCCCGTTGTTCCGGTTAGGATAGTAGATTGTGGGGAGCTCACTGACCGCAAATATCATGATTCTGTGACAACTGAAAATGGTATGTCTTGTCAACTGCTTGAAATTTTGCCGCAAATGTCAGTCATTTTAAGTCATTTCTGCATATAGGTAAGGTAGGCCACCAATATCCTTACCTTTTTAACATAATTTTCATGTGATTGTGGTCATATAGATAAAAAGAGGGCTGCCAAATCAAAGTTTTTGAAAGATATATCTTCCGATGAGGAAAGTAATGATGGACAACACAAGGGACGTCGTAAGAAATCatcaaaaaggaaaaggaagaagaggagataTTCTTACTCGGAATCAGATAGCTCTTCTGAGTCAGAGACTGAATCATCGGATTCTGAGAGCGACTCTGATACTTACTCCAGTGACTCATCTGATGTCAGCAGCTCAAGTGATGACAGACGAAGGCGCAGAAAAAGACACTCAAAGAAAAATAAGCGCAAGCGTTCAAGAAGAAAGCGTGACCATAGGCGTGAGAGAAGGCGTAGGAAGCGTGATAGGAAAGCAAAACAGAAGTTAAAAAAGTATGATATCATTGTTGAATTGAACATTTCAGACCTTTTATCCGTAACATATATTCTTTCATTAACAGGATGATAGAGAGTGACAGTGAAGCTGAAAGTACGAGTGATAGCAGCTCTGAGGATGCCAGAAGCAAGCGACACTCTCGTGGGCGGAAGTCCAAGGCATCATCTCAAGTTTCTGgtaatttcttttcttttttcctatATATTCTTTACACCTATGCATGTTGATCTTGCTTTATTTCACTAACAGTAAAATGAAGTGGTTTCTGGACTTCTTCTCATTTCTCAATTCGGTTTATGAACTCGGTCTGGGTAACATGCCCATAAACTTAGACTATGTACCCACATCAGGCAATTCTTTGTAATGCAAGATTAGGGTGGTTAGGGTGGCATCACTCATCATTATTGAACTGTATAGGCACAATATGATATTTCTTCTCCATTTTATTTCTAGAAATCGATCGAATGATTTTATAAAGTAATGAAAGGGTAGAGATCTCCATGGAGATCTCAAATTAGAAATTAATGCAATTTCTGGCATGCAGGGCCCAACTTTGTAGTTAAGATGATGTGGTGTGTATGATCTGTTTGGATGTCTTATCAGTACCCTTGACTGTTAGTTAACTTCCTCTTCACAAATACTTCACATTTCACACTAGATCTGGTCAATGTTTTCATACTGGCTATCAATAGCTTTTAAAATACTTAGATTGGAAATATGAGAATCATATGCATAAATTTGTCTTAAAAAATATTTTCACAATCTTataattttgctagattttatAAACAAATTCTAGTGAAAAACAGTGGCCAAAGGCAGACCGTGTCATGTCCAAACATCCAAGTATTTCTTACTGGTGGTGTATTCTTTTAGGCTTTAGATCATGGTTGCATGTTTTTGTCTGTGGTGTAGTTATTCCATTATCTGTATGACATGTTGTAGCATCTGTACTGTACTAATTGGCTATCTAATCAAACCCACTGTTCGAGAAGCAGCCCAGGGTAGCTGCGTCTGTGCAGAAGGGATTTATAGTGAGTTGTTTGGTTTGTGGCATATGTTTAGTTCAGCTTTTAATTGATGTGTACTCTTTTGTTTTCAGCGGAAAATCTTGCTGCGGTAGCTGTTTTGAAGGAAGCCACATCAACTCAACAAACGAGTGGAATGCCAAGGAGTCTGGCACAAGAAGATAACTCCCCCCTGCAAAATGGGGAGATCCATACAAATGGTGTTAATGAATCAAAAACTGAAAGGAATGCTGCTACCATGCCTGTTCTAGCTGGCAATCGAAGCAAATCTAGGTTTCCTATACTTCTTCACACATCAATCATTCTTTGTGCTTACTGCTTCTGCAAGCGGTGTTTCATCTGACATTGATAAGCAGGAGCCAGAGCATGAGTGCTAATCACTCAATGAGCAAGAGTATGAGTATCAGTCCAAGGAGAAGCCCGATCAAAAGGTCAATTACCACCCGGAAGAGATCAGCTAGCAGGAGCCCTGTTCATCATAGTCGCAGTAGAAGCCCTGTCCGTGTTCCCAAAACAAGTAAAAGCCGGAGTCCAGCTAGGCGGAGCATCACCAGGAGCCCTGCTAGAAGAAGCCCCAGCAAGAGCTCACCTAGAGATGCAAGCAGAAGCGCGACTCCCCGCACAAGCAGGAGTCCTGTTAAAGGTCAAAGAAGAAGCATTAGCAGGAGCTCAGCTAGGTCCATGCAACGAAGAACTCCAAGCAGGAGCCCAGAGAGAACTCATCTACATAAAAGTGTCAGCCCAAGCCCACCTGTGGAGAAGAGAAGAAGCATTACCCGGACCTCTGCAAGATCTCCATTGCGAAGTGTTAGCCGGAGCCCTGCTAGGTTTTCAAGGAGCCCACATAGGCCTTCCAGGAGAAGCCCAATCAGAAGTCCTCGAAGGAACATACATAGAAGCGTGAGCAGGAGCCCTGTGAGAATACCTAGAAGAAGCGTGAGCAGAAGCCCTGTAAGAGGTGGACGACCTCGCAGGAACATTAGCAGAAGTCCCAGTCCACCTCGCAGGGCAATATCACCCCCTCCAAACAATGGGAGGAGCCCATCCAGGACTGGCTCTCCTGATGGGTCTCCAAAACGCATAAGGCGGGGACGTGGTTTTACTCAGCGGTACTCATTTGCAAGACAATATCGCTCACCTTCTGCTGATCGCTCGCATCGATATGGTGGAAGAAGTGACCGTGACAGGTAATTTAATCAAACTTTGAGCTTTGACTTATTTATTTTAGATTTTTCATTTATTATTCTCCTTCTGTAGATACATGGGTTACCGGGGTTCCCGCCACCGATCACCTCCTCGACGGTATAGAAGCCCACCCAGAGGCAGACCATCATCACCAAGGTAAATGAACTGTTGCTATATGTGATAATTTAGCATTCTGTCATTTTCATGGATGTCAAGCTTCTGGTATTATTTGTGAGGCACATATCATTGGACCAAATCCTGAGCAAGAGGTTATATTTATGTGGATGCTTAACTTAGATTATTATTTATGACGCACATGATCTAATCAATTTTATTTCAAGGTGTTTCTGAATTGGTGTGCTTACCCCATTCTAGAGTTGGTTCCATGTCATGATTTCTTTTATTTTGACACTTGAGGCGAAGTaggtacaggaggaggagccgaAGCACCTCACGCAGCCCTGTCCACAGAGAGCGAGGTAGGGGAGGTGGCTACAGCAGAAGCCCTGTACGGAGTCGTTCGCCCCCTGCCGGGAAACCTAGGTCACATGGTGAGCGTGCACGGTCAGTCTCCAGGAGCCGCCTGTCCGGATCGAGATCAAGGTCTCCACCACCAGCGCATGATCGGTCTCCACCCGATTCCCAATCTCCTAAGCGTGCAAGTGATGAGAAGTCCCGGTCCCCATCCCCGTCCCGCTCGCGCTCCCTGTCTTCAAGCCCTAGTCCTGGAGGCAAGAAAGGCCTGGTTTCCTACGGAGATGGCTCCCCAGATTCTGCTGGAAAGTAGGGGGCCAGTGAAATGTTTCTACTACCTTTGGGCATTGGCTGTTGATCTATCCATCGGCTCTTTATGTTGAAAATTGCAACTGGTAGTCTGTAGTGAAGCTGTTTTGATACTTGAGCCCCTGGTGGTGTTATCGCTGTAGAAGTGTTAAATATGTTGTTTGGGATGATCGCGGATGTGGTTCAGTTATCTTAAGACAAATAATCGGAGCCTAGTATATGGTTTTGTAGAACATGTTGCACGGTTTCTATTCGTTGGTGGAATTAAAAGAGAATCGTAATAATATTTTGTTCTTGATACCGATACCTTGTGCTCTTGTTTCCTTTTTGCATTTTTCTGGCATATATTATATTATTTCGGCAAAATAACCGTGTGTTTTTATGTAACGTTTACTTGTTACTGCATGGTGACACAGAGCTTTGCTGTACCTTGCATTGCTGAAATTTATTGCATAGATGCAGCTTGGAACACGCTGATTTTGCATGACTCGAAAGTTCTACGGTATGATGCTTTGTCGCGATTTCTACTAGGAAAGCACGAGCATACTCGGCAGTGGTGGTACGAGGCCACCACAGTTCTGGACGCTGTGGCTTTGTTTTCCCTCGTGCGGCCGGCAGCACTGTGGCCTCTAAATTCAAGTACCCGCACCGGATCCCGTGTGGCGCGACGGGAACGGCCAATAGGAAACCGACGTGGCCACTCGCCGCGCCACTCGCTACGGTTACCCTGCCTTGTTCAAACCTCCGCCGCCCATTCTTCCATCAACGGCCAGCACCCTCTCTCCACCCCGACACCGGCGAAATTCCCCAATTCTGAGCACCCCacaccggcggcgatggaggcCGCGACTGCCGCGACGGCGGCGATGGTGTGGTTCCGGAAGGGGCTGCGCGTGCACGACAATCCGGCGCTCGACGcggcccgccgcggcgccgggcgGCTGTACCCGGTGTTCGTGCTCGACCCACGGTACCTGCGCCCGGACCCCGCCGCGGCGTCCCCAGGCTCCGCGCGCGCGGGGGTCGCCCGCGTCCGCTTCCTCCTCGAGAGCCTCGGCGACCTCGACGCCCGCCTCCGCCACCTCGGgtcccgcctcctcctcctccgcgcccgcgacgacgtcgccggcgccgTCTGCGCCGCCCTCAAGGACGTGAGCATCCGCCCTCGATGCAAATTTAACGCCTTCTTTCCCCCCTTCGGCCATCGGGTACATACTGACAACCGCATCGCAGTGGAACATCGGCAAGCTGTGCTTCGAGTCCGACACCGAGCCGTACGCGCTGGCCCGCGACAAGAAAGTCACGGTGAGGCTCATGATCGCTTATCTCTAGCACTAGTTTTCTTACAAGTACTTACCTGACGAAGATTTTTGTTCGTGCAGGACTTTGCGATGGCTTCGGGGATCGAGGTGTTCACGCCGGTCAGCCACACCCTCTTCGACCCTGCAGAAATCATAAGCAAGGTGCTCGTGATCGAACACTCAGCCACTCAGGCACTAGGTACCAGCAAAGTGACCAGATGCTTGGAGTTCACCGCGTACCTAATTTTTGTTTTGCCAACTTGCAGAACGGTGGCCGGCCGCCTTTGACGTACCAATCATTCATCGCCATTGCCGGGGACCCGCCTGAGCCTGTTTTGGAGGAATACTCTGAACTCCCACCGGTTGGAGACACGGGAGAGTACGAGTTGTTGCCCGTGCCCACAGTGGAGGAGCTAGGGTATGGGGATATCAGCCAGGTACAAGTGGAGTCACGATTGATCCAAAGAAGTAGTATTTCAGTTGCTGCTGGATCGAGCTTGAACTTCCTGATGGCCAATTGCAGGAGGAGATTCCTCCATTCCGAGGAGGGGAGACAGAAGCTCTTAGGAGAATGAAAGAATCACTTCAAGATAAGGTGGGTACTTCTGGAATGGCATATTCTGGTTCAATTCATCCATAATTTTTGTTTGTTGTTAGCTGTTTGTGCAATTTATCTCTCTGTGATGGAATTTATTCATTTTCTTTGTTTTTGCAGGAATGGGTTGTCGAATTTGAGAAACCTAAGGGTGACCCATCTGCCTTCCTCAAACCTGCAACAACTGTCTTGTCACCATATCTGAAGGTGAGTTTTGTCACTGACCAGGTGTAGATAGTCGTCCTTCCCCATTTATCTTAGATTGCAGTGTTGAGACAGATTGTTATGTTGTAATGTTGCAGTTTGGTTGCCTGTCCTCCAGATATTTTTACCACTGCATTCAGGATGTCTACAGGAGTGTCAGAAATTATACAAGACCACCTGTTTCATTGACAGGCCAGGTGATTTGTAATTGCATTTGTTGGGCCTGACGGGCTGCACAACTTCTTTTAAGGTGGATCTGAGCGCATGTCTCTTGTTCTTGTAACAGTTGCTGTGGCGAGACTTCTTCTACACAGTATCTTTTGGGACTCCTAATTTTGATCAGATGAAAGGAAACAAAATTTGCAAGCAGGTTTGCTTCATTCGTCAACCATATCCTTTACAGTGATGTCATTTGACGAGCATATTTGTAACTTAAGCCCATCTAATTTAGATCCCATGGAGTGAGAATGAGGAACTATTTGTTGCATGGAGAGATGGCCGGACAGGGTATCCATGGATTGATGCTATCATGATTCAGGTTTTTCTCTAACGAACGTCTGCCAGAATTACTTGCATCACCCATAACTACCAGAGTGTGTAATAGTGTTCTTTTTGTGTGCTTGTATGCTAGCTAAGGAAGTGGGGATGGATGCATCACCTTGCACGCCATTCAGTTGCTTGTTTTCTTACGCGTGGTGATCTGGTATGTTTCATAATATATGAAACTTGCTTCAAATAAGAAACTCGGCTGGGAATTGTGTGCCTATTTTTGCATAGTTTCACTGAAATGTTCTTTACATAACATGTATGTTTGTAATTCCAAAGTTTTGGTCTTTTGGCAACTTTAGAGTTTTACTAAAGAAAGAAGTCAGTCCATAAGATTTGGCCATTTTGCTATATTATTCTTTTCGATTAGAAAATATGCTGTTGGGTTGTTTTGATGAGCTATTTGTTGGGTTCAATATTATGCTGTTGGGATCTGAAAACCATTTTAGTTACATAGTGATCTCTGATAAGGACATTGGCATTTATTAAAGAATTGTGGACAATGACAGTATGCATCTAAAGTAATTTACAATCTACCTGGTGTTGCCCATGATGAACTTCTCAAACTTCTTTTTTTAAAGTTTATCCACTGGGAGAAAGGGCGCGATGTCTTTGAAAGGCTACTGATTGATTCTGACTGGGCCATTAACAATGGCAATTGGCTGTGGCTGTCTTGCTCATCCTTCTTCTATCAGGT
Coding sequences within it:
- the LOC112879019 gene encoding peptidyl-prolyl cis-trans isomerase CYP95 isoform X3, whose protein sequence is MARKRNPIVFLDVSIGDELDGRMIFELFADVAPLTSENFRALCTGELGKTKKPLCYKGSTFHCVIKGFIAQGGDLAKGNGSGGESIYSGKFGDEACVLRHDDRGLLTTADTGSQFCITFKPNSHLDRKHTVFGKLVVGNDVLKRIEQVDVHEPDSTPVVPVRIVDCGELTDRKYHDSVTTENDKKRAAKSKFLKDISSDEESNDGQHKGRRKKSSKRKRKKRRYSYSESDSSSESETESSDSESDSDTYSSDSSDVSSSSDDRRRRRKRHSKKNKRKRSRRKRDHRRERRRRKRDRKAKQKLKKMIESDSEAESTSDSSSEDARSKRHSRGRKSKASSQVSAENLAAVAVLKEATSTQQTSGMPRSLAQEDNSPLQNGEIHTNGVNESKTERNAATMPVLAGNRSKSRSQSMSANHSMSKSMSISPRRSPIKRSITTRKRSASRSPVHHSRSRSPVRVPKTSKSRSPARRSITRSPARRSPSKSSPRDASRSATPRTSRSPVKGQRRSISRSSARSMQRRTPSRSPERTHLHKSVSPSPPVEKRRSITRTSARSPLRSVSRSPARFSRSPHRPSRRSPIRSPRRNIHRSVSRSPVRIPRRSVSRSPVRGGRPRRNISRSPSPPRRAISPPPNNGRSPSRTGSPDGSPKRIRRGRGFTQRYSFARQYRSPSADRSHRYGGRSDRDRYMGYRGSRHRSPPRRYRSPPRGRPSSPRYRRRSRSTSRSPVHRERGRGGGYSRSPVRSRSPPAGKPRSHGERARSVSRSRLSGSRSRSPPPAHDRSPPDSQSPKRASDEKSRSPSPSRSRSLSSSPSPGGKKGLVSYGDGSPDSAGK
- the LOC112879019 gene encoding peptidyl-prolyl cis-trans isomerase CYP95 isoform X4; translated protein: MLQGINLPLCHQGVHSTRCERDDIDCFSYHIVFKLLMGALFFQGGDLAKGNGSGGESIYSGKFGDEACVLRHDDRGLLTTADTGSQFCITFKPNSHLDRKHTVFGKLVVGNDVLKRIEQVDVHEPDSTPVVPVRIVDCGELTDRKYHDSVTTENDKKRAAKSKFLKDISSDEESNDGQHKGRRKKSSKRKRKKRRYSYSESDSSSESETESSDSESDSDTYSSDSSDVSSSSDDRRRRRKRHSKKNKRKRSRRKRDHRRERRRRKRDRKAKQKLKKMIESDSEAESTSDSSSEDARSKRHSRGRKSKASSQVSAENLAAVAVLKEATSTQQTSGMPRSLAQEDNSPLQNGEIHTNGVNESKTERNAATMPVLAGNRSKSRSQSMSANHSMSKSMSISPRRSPIKRSITTRKRSASRSPVHHSRSRSPVRVPKTSKSRSPARRSITRSPARRSPSKSSPRDASRSATPRTSRSPVKGQRRSISRSSARSMQRRTPSRSPERTHLHKSVSPSPPVEKRRSITRTSARSPLRSVSRSPARFSRSPHRPSRRSPIRSPRRNIHRSVSRSPVRIPRRSVSRSPVRGGRPRRNISRSPSPPRRAISPPPNNGRSPSRTGSPDGSPKRIRRGRGFTQRYSFARQYRSPSADRSHRYGGRSDRDRYMGYRGSRHRSPPRRYRSPPRGRPSSPRRSRYRRRSRSTSRSPVHRERGRGGGYSRSPVRSRSPPAGKPRSHGERARSVSRSRLSGSRSRSPPPAHDRSPPDSQSPKRASDEKSRSPSPSRSRSLSSSPSPGGKKGLVSYGDGSPDSAGK